The genomic interval CCCGCGCCCCTCGACGACGTGACCGTCGAAGCCGACTCGCGCCGCCTTCGGATCGCGGTCGAGCGCGGCGGGGCCGTCACCGAACGGACCCTCACGCCGCTCCCGCCCGGCCTGGCCTTCGGCGACGAGCGCCAGGCCATCTACAACAACGGCGTGCTCAGCGTCTCGCTCGGGACGCGACCGCGGCCACGGCCACGGCCTCGGGGACGATAGCGGCGGCCTTCTGCTCGGTTCGAACGATCGAGCGCCGGTGCCGGTATTCGCTTGCTCCACGTTGATTCCCG from Natrinema salifodinae carries:
- a CDS encoding Hsp20/alpha crystallin family protein: MSATPPSETAPFPFPTQVVYDGPADRLRVAVDLAPAPLDDVTVEADSRRLRIAVERGGAVTERTLTPLPPGLAFGDERQAIYNNGVLSVSLGTRPRPRPRPRGR